The genomic region ACTGCACGACGTCCTGAATCTCCTCCAGGCTCTCGGACAGCGTCACATACAGCACCCGCTCTCCGCGCCGCGCGCCTTCGAGCAAGAACTGCATCGCCAGCGTCGTCTTACCGACCCCGGGATCGCCCTGCAATAAATAGAGACGATTGCGCGGAAAGCCGCCCCCCAGCACATCGTCCAACCCCACAATACCGGACGCCGCACGATCAATCCTGCGGGCTCCGTTCGCCAAACTTGTCTGTGTCACCGCCACCCGATCCTCCTGATCTATCGCCATCGTTTTCTTCAAAAAACGACTGCGAGGTGCTGGCTAATTCATACCCATTAACAAATCAAAGCTAACAGGCGAGCAAACAAAAAATCAGAGTAAGCGCTAAGCGCCTACTCTGATTTCTGATCCCGCCGATCCATTGCCAATTTCAGCGACTTCACAAGTCGGCGAGCGGCGGCTCCGTCAAATGGCCGCCCAAATCACACAGCTCCGGCGCGGAAATCCCCTGCGCCGCCAGCATCAGGCTTAGCTGCCCGCCATGATGGATATCGTGCGACAAGATCCGCCAGATCGTCCACTGATGGGAAACGGCGTACGTTTTGCCCCAATACGTGTGCGGATAACTCTTCGCCAGATCCTCCACGGTCCAGATGCTCAGAGTCTCCTCAACCATTCCCCAGGTCATCTCCAGCCACCGCGATAGCGCCGCCGCATCCTCGGCCAAGCTCCCGACCGATGGACGCAGACGATCCAGCTCCGCGCTGCGGGGCGCATCCATCCTCAAAAACCAATCGATCCGCCCAAAGCTGATATGCTCCGCGACTTCGCCAAGCGAACGCAGACCCGGCATCGGCCGCCAAACAAGCTGCTCCCGCGTCAGCGGCGAGACAGCGTTCACCAGGCTGGTCTGATATCCATCCCACCCATCGTAAACACTCCAAAGAGAATTCGCATTCTTTTGCATGGCTTTGCCCATCGCCTCCGGCATACGCCTCAATCCCTCTCTGCCGCATCTCATCCATGCTTCCCACAAGCTTCACTTGTGGGACAAAAAGCCGCCCGGTTAACAAAAATCGGATGCATTCTGGGGATCGTTGGGGAGCACGTCATGCCATGAATAGAAACACTTTGGGCACTGCTTTGATTGAGGCCTTCGCGCCAGCGCTCCAGTTCATATCATTAACGTCGAGTGACCACAAGCATCACGACAAATAAGATCGCGGTTATAAAAGCGCAAGCGGCGAACACGAACCCGAGCGTCCAATGATGCGCGCTAAACGAAAATGCGGATACGACGGCCCAGCTGACCGCGCCGATGGCGCAGTTTCTCGTAATCATGGCGCTAATCTGCGGCTTCGTCAACTTTTTGGACGACGGACCTTGAAATGGATACATTGTTTGCAATTCCT from Capsulimonas corticalis harbors:
- a CDS encoding DinB family protein — encoded protein: MQKNANSLWSVYDGWDGYQTSLVNAVSPLTREQLVWRPMPGLRSLGEVAEHISFGRIDWFLRMDAPRSAELDRLRPSVGSLAEDAAALSRWLEMTWGMVEETLSIWTVEDLAKSYPHTYWGKTYAVSHQWTIWRILSHDIHHGGQLSLMLAAQGISAPELCDLGGHLTEPPLADL